The Flavobacterium commune genome contains the following window.
GATGAAAACCGTGTTCCGGAAAAATTATATTGGACGGCAAAAGATGGTGGAATTGAATTAGAAGAGTCGAAAGCAATTATGTTGTCAGTTTGGGATAGTAAGGCTAAAGAAAGTATGCGTATTGATTTATGGACTAAAGATATGCCTGTAGATGAGATGAAAATTTTCTTTCACCAGACTTTAGTGGCAATGTCGGATACTTTTCACCGTGCAACCGGTGATGAAAAAATGTCAGCAACGATGAAAGATTTCTGCGAGTATTTTGCAGAGAAATTAGAGTTGACAAAATAATTGACACTATCCCAAAAAGTGTGTAAGTTGAAAAGTTAAGGCTTCGTTTTTATAATCGGAGCCTTTTTTCAAATATAAGGGTAAATTGGTTTAAAACAAT
Protein-coding sequences here:
- the gldC gene encoding gliding motility protein GldC, coding for MSNTNKSEINFLVELDENRVPEKLYWTAKDGGIELEESKAIMLSVWDSKAKESMRIDLWTKDMPVDEMKIFFHQTLVAMSDTFHRATGDEKMSATMKDFCEYFAEKLELTK